A region of the bacterium genome:
AGAAGTTTCAAATGAAATCATGTTGTTTTTCCTCGGGAAATGAATTTTAATGCATGTAAAATGACTTGTCAATCCAACAAAACCGCAATATAATGCATCTCAATGAATATTTTGAGCGAATTAGGGACGCGAGTCTCCGACTTACGCCGCCAGAAGGGTATTTCGAGGAAGGAGCTTGCGCGGCGGGCTCATCTCAGCGTGCGGTTTCTCGCGGATGTTGAATCGGGCCGCGGAAACATTTCCCTCAACAGGTTGGCCGGCCTTTGCAAAGCGCTGAACATTCCACCTTCCTTGCTCCTTTCCGGCATTTGGAGGATGCAAGGGGCCGACTCACGCTCACGATTGCTCGATTCGATTTTTTCCATGATGAACCGGTGTGACGCAAAACAACTGAAAGAGCTTTATCAGTGGTTATCCAATCGCTTGCAGCAGAAACAGGAGCTCATTGCACTGATCGGACTTCGTGGCGCCGGCAAAACAACGATCGGCAAGAAGCTGGCGGCTGCGATGAAGTGGGAATTTGTTGAGCTGGATGAACGCATCGAAAAGGCCGCGGGATTGACGCTGCAGAACATTTTTGAGGTGCATGGCGAAGAATACTATCGAAAGCTCGAACAGGAGGTTTTGCTCGACCTGATCCTCCAGCAAAAACGGGCCGTTGTCGCAACGGGTGGCGGGATCGTGATGCGAAATGAAACGTTTGACCTTCTGGAGAGCCATTGCAAAATCGTATGGCTAAAGGCACGGCCGGAAGATCATTGGAACCGCGTGCTCAATCAGGATCCAAGACCGATGACGAACTACCCGAATGCCTTTGCACAGTTGCAAAATCTTCTGCAGGGACGCGAACCGCTGTACGCAAAAGCCGACTGTGTCATCGACACCTCAGTTCTCGGAATTCAAGGAAGCGTAAAAGAAATTATCTCTCAGGTCGGCGCAACGTGATAGCTGAAGAATCTATTTTATGGACTTAATCGCAAATCTGCTGGCAGCCTTTTGGAAGGGACTTTTCGGTCTAACTCT
Encoded here:
- a CDS encoding helix-turn-helix domain-containing protein, coding for MNILSELGTRVSDLRRQKGISRKELARRAHLSVRFLADVESGRGNISLNRLAGLCKALNIPPSLLLSGIWRMQGADSRSRLLDSIFSMMNRCDAKQLKELYQWLSNRLQQKQELIALIGLRGAGKTTIGKKLAAAMKWEFVELDERIEKAAGLTLQNIFEVHGEEYYRKLEQEVLLDLILQQKRAVVATGGGIVMRNETFDLLESHCKIVWLKARPEDHWNRVLNQDPRPMTNYPNAFAQLQNLLQGREPLYAKADCVIDTSVLGIQGSVKEIISQVGAT